In Thioclava sp. GXIMD2076, one DNA window encodes the following:
- a CDS encoding helix-turn-helix domain-containing protein — protein sequence MSTTDLRAELNALPCDPAVDRLVEEIIGRVADKWTMLLIEILTEHECARFGELSRACTGISQKMLTQTLRAMERDGLVSRKVYPVVPPKVEYRLTELGLGLSKAFCGVWLWAEKNYDTIERARKDFEARTID from the coding sequence ATGTCCACCACCGATCTGCGCGCCGAGTTGAACGCCCTGCCCTGCGATCCGGCGGTGGACCGGCTGGTGGAAGAGATCATCGGGCGCGTCGCCGATAAATGGACGATGCTCCTGATCGAAATCCTGACCGAGCATGAATGCGCCCGCTTTGGCGAGCTGTCGCGCGCCTGCACCGGCATCAGCCAGAAAATGCTGACCCAGACGCTGCGCGCGATGGAACGCGACGGGCTGGTGAGCCGCAAGGTCTATCCGGTCGTGCCGCCCAAGGTGGAATACCGGCTGACCGAGTTGGGGCTGGGCCTATCAAAAGCCTTCTGCGGCGTCTGGCTCTGGGCCGAGAAGAACTATGACACGATCGAGCGGGCGCGGAAGGATTTCGAGGCCCGCACGATCGACTAG
- a CDS encoding SDR family NAD(P)-dependent oxidoreductase codes for MSFTNRTILITGGNSGIGQALAEALQAAGNRIIITGRKAESLNAMLERNPDMAGYQLDVTDTQALSAFAPQVLADHPDLDTVILNAGIMEPEDYTSDPVSTEVAHRVIATNLTAPVEMAAGFLPHLRAQPRAALVTVSSGLAFVPKATTPLYSASKAAIHSWSQSLRHQLRDTSVRVHEIAPPLVATELTPGQSQVAAALPLDAFISEVVGQMQRPDVPDEILVERVHFQRFAESEGRFAAAFAAING; via the coding sequence ATGAGCTTTACCAATCGCACCATCCTCATCACCGGCGGCAATTCCGGCATCGGTCAGGCCTTGGCCGAGGCACTGCAGGCCGCGGGCAACCGCATCATCATCACGGGGCGCAAGGCGGAGAGCCTGAACGCCATGCTGGAGCGCAATCCCGATATGGCGGGCTACCAGCTGGATGTGACCGACACGCAGGCGCTTTCGGCCTTTGCGCCGCAGGTTCTGGCCGACCATCCCGATCTGGATACGGTGATCCTGAATGCGGGGATCATGGAGCCCGAGGATTACACAAGCGATCCGGTCTCGACCGAAGTGGCCCATCGGGTGATTGCCACCAATCTGACAGCCCCCGTGGAAATGGCGGCAGGTTTTTTGCCGCATCTGCGGGCGCAGCCTCGGGCCGCGCTGGTCACCGTATCCTCGGGGCTGGCTTTCGTGCCCAAAGCCACGACCCCGCTCTATTCGGCCAGCAAGGCCGCGATCCATTCGTGGTCGCAATCGCTGCGCCACCAGCTGCGGGACACATCGGTGCGCGTGCACGAGATCGCGCCGCCGCTGGTGGCGACCGAACTGACGCCGGGCCAGTCGCAGGTGGCGGCGGCCCTGCCGCTTGACGCTTTCATCTCGGAGGTGGTCGGGCAGATGCAGCGCCCGGATGTGCCCGACGAGATTCTGGTCGAGCGTGTGCATTTCCAGCGCTTTGCCGAGAGCGAGGGCCGGTTTGCAGCAGCCTTTGCCGCCATCAATGGCTAG
- a CDS encoding SRPBCC domain-containing protein, translated as MDKLTVQTTINAAPDAVWAGYTEPARIMEWNFASPDWHCPHSEVDLRVGGRMVSKMAAKDGSFAFDFGATFTEIAPERLLAIRLDDGREAVTAFEPVAGGTRVTTRFEPETQSPPAMQQMGWQAILENFRRHMEA; from the coding sequence ATGGACAAGCTGACCGTTCAGACGACCATCAACGCCGCGCCGGACGCGGTCTGGGCGGGCTATACAGAGCCCGCCCGGATCATGGAGTGGAATTTCGCCTCGCCCGACTGGCATTGCCCGCATTCCGAGGTCGATCTGCGGGTCGGCGGGCGGATGGTCTCGAAGATGGCCGCGAAAGACGGCAGCTTCGCCTTCGATTTCGGCGCGACCTTCACCGAGATCGCGCCGGAACGGCTGCTGGCGATCCGCCTCGATGACGGGCGCGAGGCGGTGACCGCTTTCGAGCCGGTGGCGGGGGGCACCCGCGTCACCACCCGCTTCGAGCCGGAGACCCAAAGCCCGCCCGCCATGCAGCAGATGGGCTGGCAGGCGATCTTGGAGAATTTCCGCCGCCATATGGAAGCCTAG
- a CDS encoding glutamate--cysteine ligase produces MSIPQQGGGPIEDFAQLAEYMAEGEKPKDDWRIGTEHEKFGYCEKAQKPLPYEGPCSIKAMLEGLRDTYGWTPVEEQGNIIGLTHNGANVSLEPGGQLELSGAPLETIHQTCDEVNQHLREVQSIADKIGARFIGLGAAPQWGEAEMPMMPKGRYRLMTDYMDSVGTMGKTMMYRTCTVQVNLDFASEADMVQKMRVALSLQPVATALFANSPFLDGKPNGFKSWRANVWQNLDEARTGMLPFVFEEGFGYQAWVDYVLDVPMYFVYRDGKYINALGQSFRDFLKGELPALPGEKPTLSDWADHMTTVFPEARVKKFIEMRGADGGPWRRLCALPAFWVGLTYDQSALDAAWDLVKGWDHETREGLRRAAAKDALQGEYNGIKLHDLAREAVAISQSGLKARAKPGAGGLVPDETHFLNALEESVETGRVPADELLEKYHGEWQGDLSKIYREYSY; encoded by the coding sequence ATGTCCATTCCGCAGCAGGGCGGTGGCCCGATCGAAGATTTCGCACAGCTTGCCGAATATATGGCCGAGGGCGAAAAGCCCAAGGATGACTGGCGTATCGGCACCGAGCACGAGAAGTTCGGCTATTGCGAGAAGGCCCAGAAGCCGCTGCCCTATGAGGGGCCGTGCTCCATCAAGGCAATGCTGGAAGGCCTGCGCGATACCTATGGCTGGACGCCGGTCGAGGAGCAGGGCAATATCATCGGCCTGACCCATAATGGTGCCAATGTCAGCCTCGAGCCGGGTGGCCAGCTGGAACTGTCGGGCGCGCCTCTGGAGACCATCCACCAGACCTGCGACGAGGTGAACCAGCACCTGCGCGAGGTGCAGAGCATCGCCGACAAGATCGGGGCGCGTTTCATCGGGCTGGGGGCTGCGCCGCAATGGGGCGAGGCCGAGATGCCGATGATGCCCAAGGGCCGCTACCGCCTGATGACCGACTATATGGATAGTGTCGGCACCATGGGCAAAACCATGATGTACCGGACCTGCACGGTTCAGGTGAATCTCGATTTCGCCTCCGAAGCCGACATGGTGCAGAAGATGCGCGTGGCGCTGTCGCTGCAGCCGGTAGCCACGGCGCTGTTTGCCAATTCGCCCTTCCTCGATGGTAAGCCCAACGGGTTCAAATCATGGCGCGCCAATGTCTGGCAGAACCTCGACGAGGCGCGCACCGGCATGCTGCCTTTCGTGTTCGAGGAGGGCTTCGGCTATCAGGCTTGGGTCGATTATGTCCTCGATGTGCCTATGTATTTCGTCTATCGCGATGGCAAATATATCAATGCTCTGGGCCAGTCTTTCCGTGACTTCCTGAAGGGCGAGCTGCCCGCGCTGCCGGGCGAGAAGCCCACGCTTTCGGATTGGGCCGACCATATGACCACCGTCTTCCCCGAGGCGCGGGTGAAGAAGTTCATCGAGATGCGCGGGGCCGATGGGGGGCCGTGGCGCCGTCTTTGCGCGCTTCCTGCCTTCTGGGTGGGGCTGACCTATGACCAGTCTGCGCTGGATGCGGCATGGGATCTGGTGAAGGGCTGGGATCACGAGACCCGCGAGGGTCTGCGTCGCGCCGCCGCGAAAGATGCGCTTCAGGGCGAGTATAACGGCATCAAACTTCATGATCTGGCGCGTGAAGCGGTGGCGATCTCGCAATCCGGCCTCAAGGCCCGCGCCAAGCCCGGTGCCGGCGGACTGGTGCCCGACGAGACCCATTTCCTCAACGCGCTGGAAGAAAGCGTCGAAACGGGGCGCGTGCCCGCCGATGAACTTCTGGAAAAATACCACGGCGAATGGCAGGGCGATCTGTCGAAGATCTATCGCGAGTACAGCTACTGA
- a CDS encoding DUF805 domain-containing protein gives MTFQSAVKTCLTQNYARFTGRARRAEFWWFVLFVLLGNFLLSLVDGAIFGGLSMGAGEGHAWFISNGGPLEFLFSLAILIPLLAVSVRRLHDIDRTGWWLLLHFLPLFGQIILFIFMLGRTREGTNRFGPEPH, from the coding sequence ATGACATTCCAATCCGCGGTAAAAACCTGCCTGACCCAGAACTACGCCCGTTTTACGGGGCGCGCGCGCCGCGCCGAGTTCTGGTGGTTCGTGCTCTTTGTGCTCTTGGGCAATTTCCTCCTCAGCCTTGTGGACGGCGCGATCTTCGGCGGGCTTTCGATGGGCGCGGGCGAAGGCCATGCGTGGTTCATCTCCAATGGCGGGCCGCTCGAATTCCTGTTCTCGCTGGCGATCCTGATCCCGCTTCTGGCGGTCTCGGTGCGGCGGCTGCATGATATCGACCGTACGGGCTGGTGGCTCCTGCTGCATTTCCTGCCGCTCTTCGGCCAGATCATCCTGTTCATCTTCATGCTTGGCCGCACCCGCGAGGGGACGAACCGCTTCGGCCCCGAACCGCATTAA
- the plsY gene encoding glycerol-3-phosphate 1-O-acyltransferase PlsY — MPVTEQTPAILALVSLLGYLLGSIPFGIVITRMLGLGDLRQIGSGNIGATNVLRTGNKPAALATLLLDSGKGAIAVLLVRYFMADPLAAQLAGGFAFLGHLYPVWLKFRGGKGVATFLGTVLALYWPLGLAACGIWLLTALATRISSLSALVSAALSVPLALLMGERQLMLLLAILAVLIFWRHRANISRLAQGTEPKIGKKG, encoded by the coding sequence ATCCCGGTGACCGAACAGACCCCGGCCATTCTGGCCCTTGTGTCCCTGCTGGGATATCTTCTGGGCTCGATCCCCTTCGGTATCGTGATCACCCGCATGCTGGGTCTGGGCGATCTGCGCCAGATCGGCTCGGGCAATATCGGGGCGACCAATGTGCTGCGCACGGGTAACAAGCCCGCAGCCCTTGCCACGCTCCTGCTCGATTCGGGCAAAGGCGCGATTGCGGTGCTGCTGGTGCGTTATTTCATGGCAGATCCACTGGCCGCACAGCTGGCGGGGGGCTTTGCCTTCTTGGGCCATCTCTATCCGGTCTGGCTGAAATTCCGTGGCGGCAAGGGCGTGGCCACTTTCCTCGGCACGGTGCTGGCGCTTTACTGGCCGCTGGGTCTGGCGGCCTGCGGGATCTGGCTGCTGACGGCTCTGGCCACGCGCATCTCCTCGCTTTCGGCGCTGGTCTCGGCGGCGCTATCCGTGCCGCTGGCGCTGCTGATGGGCGAACGGCAGTTGATGCTGCTGCTGGCAATCCTTGCGGTGCTGATCTTCTGGCGCCACCGCGCCAATATCTCGCGTCTGGCACAAGGCACCGAGCCCAAGATCGGCAAGAAGGGCTGA
- the pyrC gene encoding dihydroorotase codes for MTLFLENARLIDPEALTETTGNLVIDDGKIAAIGQMSAPKGAEVIDCGGKYLAPGIVDLGVKIGEPGERHRESFRTAGLAAAAGGVTTVIARPDTTPAIDNPETLEFVTRRAAQAPVRIHHMAALTKGREGREMTELGFLMDAGALAFGDVTHVSTDNKVLSRAFTYARSLGALVVCHPQEPGLSKGSAVTSGKFASLRGLPGVSPMAERMGLERDLALVEMTGVRYHADQITTARALPALTRAKQAGLDVTAGISIHHLTLNELDVGDYRTFFKVTPPLRSEEDRLAMVEAVADGHIDIICSMHTPADEESKRLPFEEAASGAVALETFIPAAMRLYHAGHLSLPQLFRAMSLNPAKRLGLPQGRLAEGAPADLVLFDPNAPFVLDRWTLQSKSKNTPFDGQRMEGKVLATFVAGVKVYDRANQTA; via the coding sequence ATGACCCTGTTTCTTGAAAATGCCCGCCTGATCGACCCCGAGGCCCTGACCGAGACCACGGGCAATCTGGTGATTGATGACGGCAAGATCGCCGCCATCGGGCAGATGTCCGCCCCCAAAGGCGCCGAGGTGATCGATTGCGGTGGCAAATATCTGGCGCCGGGGATCGTGGATCTGGGCGTGAAAATCGGCGAGCCGGGCGAGCGTCACCGCGAGAGCTTCCGCACCGCAGGGCTTGCGGCGGCGGCAGGCGGGGTGACCACCGTGATCGCCCGCCCCGACACGACGCCCGCCATCGACAATCCCGAGACGCTCGAATTCGTGACGCGCCGCGCGGCACAGGCCCCCGTTCGCATCCACCATATGGCGGCGCTGACCAAGGGCCGCGAGGGCCGCGAGATGACGGAACTCGGTTTCCTGATGGATGCGGGCGCGCTGGCCTTTGGCGATGTGACCCATGTCAGCACCGATAACAAGGTGCTCTCGCGCGCCTTCACCTATGCGCGGTCGCTGGGCGCGCTGGTGGTCTGCCATCCGCAGGAGCCGGGGCTTTCCAAGGGCTCGGCCGTGACCTCCGGCAAATTCGCCTCGCTGCGCGGCCTGCCGGGTGTCTCGCCGATGGCCGAGCGGATGGGTCTCGAGCGCGATCTGGCCTTGGTCGAGATGACCGGCGTGCGCTACCATGCCGATCAGATCACCACCGCCCGCGCCCTGCCCGCGCTGACCCGCGCCAAACAGGCGGGTCTGGATGTGACGGCGGGGATCTCGATCCACCACCTGACGTTGAACGAGCTGGATGTGGGCGATTACCGGACCTTCTTCAAGGTAACCCCGCCGTTGCGCTCCGAAGAGGACCGGCTGGCGATGGTCGAGGCCGTGGCCGATGGCCATATCGATATCATCTGCTCGATGCACACGCCCGCCGATGAGGAATCCAAGCGCCTGCCCTTCGAGGAGGCCGCCTCCGGCGCCGTGGCGCTCGAGACCTTCATTCCGGCGGCGATGCGCCTTTATCACGCGGGCCATCTGAGCCTGCCGCAGCTCTTCCGCGCCATGTCGCTCAACCCTGCCAAACGTCTGGGCCTGCCGCAGGGCCGACTCGCCGAGGGAGCCCCCGCCGATCTCGTGCTCTTCGATCCGAATGCACCTTTCGTGCTCGACCGGTGGACATTGCAGTCGAAATCGAAGAATACCCCCTTTGACGGCCAGCGCATGGAGGGCAAGGTGCTGGCGACCTTCGTCGCAGGCGTCAAGGTCTACGACCGCGCCAACCAGACCGCCTGA
- a CDS encoding aspartate carbamoyltransferase catalytic subunit has translation MAFRQRHLLGIEHLSQEDILTVLDLAEKYVDLNRRTVKKTDALAGMTQINMFFENSTRTQASFELAGKRLGADVMNMSMQTSSVKKGETLIDTALTLNAMHPDLLVVRHQNSGAVDLLAQKVEAAVLNAGDGKHEHPTQALLDALTIRREKGRISRLTVAICGDVTHSRVARSNMILLGKMENRVRLVGPPTLMPAGASDLGVEVCHDMRQGLQDADVVMMLRLQKERMDGGFIPSEREYFHRYGLDAEKLSYAKPDAIVMHPGPMNRGVEIDGTIADDINRSVIQEQVEMGVAVRQACMDLLARNLRAERGRALSEGTYA, from the coding sequence ATGGCGTTTCGGCAAAGGCACCTTCTGGGGATCGAGCATCTCTCTCAGGAAGATATTCTGACCGTATTGGATCTGGCCGAGAAATATGTCGACCTGAACCGCCGCACGGTGAAGAAGACCGACGCGCTCGCCGGCATGACCCAGATCAACATGTTCTTCGAGAACTCGACCCGCACGCAGGCAAGCTTCGAGCTGGCCGGAAAACGTCTGGGTGCGGATGTGATGAACATGTCGATGCAGACCTCTTCGGTGAAGAAGGGCGAGACCCTGATCGATACCGCGCTGACGCTCAACGCGATGCATCCCGATCTGCTGGTCGTGCGCCACCAGAATTCGGGCGCGGTGGACCTTCTGGCGCAGAAGGTCGAGGCGGCAGTGCTCAATGCAGGCGACGGCAAACATGAACACCCGACGCAGGCGCTTCTGGATGCGCTGACCATCCGCCGCGAGAAAGGCCGCATCTCGCGACTGACCGTGGCCATCTGTGGCGATGTCACCCATAGCCGCGTGGCACGCTCGAACATGATCCTGCTGGGCAAGATGGAAAACCGTGTGCGTCTTGTAGGTCCGCCGACCCTGATGCCTGCGGGCGCGAGTGATCTGGGCGTCGAGGTCTGCCATGACATGCGTCAGGGGCTGCAGGATGCCGATGTGGTCATGATGCTGCGGCTGCAGAAAGAGCGGATGGATGGCGGGTTCATCCCGTCGGAGCGCGAATATTTCCACCGCTACGGGCTTGATGCCGAGAAGCTCTCCTATGCCAAGCCCGATGCCATTGTCATGCATCCCGGCCCCATGAACCGTGGCGTCGAGATCGACGGCACCATCGCTGATGATATCAACCGCTCGGTCATTCAGGAACAGGTCGAGATGGGCGTGGCCGTGCGTCAGGCCTGCATGGATCTTCTGGCACGTAACCTGCGCGCCGAGCGGGGCCGTGCGCTTAGTGAAGGCACCTATGCCTGA
- a CDS encoding outer membrane beta-barrel protein has translation MKYVIIGGAALALSSTVAFAGGYTTPVVEAAPVATAVVAPVADWSGAYVGGNVNYGSASIDATGDLGDLLEAFGADKTLAEPDGASAALRAGYDWQFGQTVLGLGGEYNFGKYKSGLANGYDAFVGEDVDFEIKNVATIFARAGFAFNDKFMAYGLLGYSWGKLEASVDGLGSEEEDLDGVTIGLGGEYLINDKWSAYGEYAYTDFGDIDNTEGNVEADLHQIKAGVNYRF, from the coding sequence ATGAAATACGTTATTATTGGTGGTGCCGCGCTGGCCCTGTCCTCGACCGTCGCTTTTGCTGGCGGCTATACGACCCCCGTCGTTGAGGCCGCTCCGGTGGCCACGGCCGTTGTCGCACCGGTCGCTGACTGGTCGGGGGCCTATGTCGGTGGCAATGTGAACTATGGTTCGGCATCCATTGACGCGACCGGTGATCTCGGCGACCTGCTGGAGGCTTTCGGCGCTGACAAAACTCTGGCCGAGCCCGATGGGGCAAGCGCTGCCCTGCGCGCAGGCTATGATTGGCAATTCGGCCAGACAGTGCTTGGACTGGGTGGCGAATACAACTTCGGCAAATACAAATCGGGTCTCGCGAACGGCTATGACGCGTTTGTTGGCGAAGATGTGGATTTCGAGATCAAGAATGTCGCCACGATCTTCGCGCGCGCAGGTTTTGCGTTCAACGACAAGTTCATGGCCTACGGGCTGCTTGGCTATAGCTGGGGTAAGCTTGAAGCCTCGGTCGATGGTCTGGGCAGCGAGGAAGAGGATCTTGACGGCGTGACCATCGGTCTGGGTGGCGAGTATCTGATCAATGACAAATGGTCGGCCTATGGCGAATACGCCTACACGGATTTCGGCGATATCGACAATACCGAGGGGAATGTCGAAGCCGATCTGCACCAGATCAAAGCCGGTGTGAACTACCGCTTCTGA
- the ettA gene encoding energy-dependent translational throttle protein EttA, with translation MASYQFVYHMDGVSKTYPGGKKCFENIRLNFLPGVKIGVVGVNGAGKSTLLKIMAGMDKDFQGEAWAAKGAKVGYLAQEPELNEEKTVRENVMEGVAAKTAKLERYNELAMNYSDETADEMAQLQDEIDAENLWDIDSQVDIALEALRCPPDDANVSTLSGGERRRVALCKLLLEAPDMLLLDEPTNHLDAETIAWLQKHLIEYKGTILCVTHDRYFLDDITSWILELERGRGIPWEGNYSSWLEQKAKRMEQEAREDKAKQKVLEKELEWIRAGAKARQAKSKARIAAYEKMADEGVKDRVGKAQIVIPNGPRLGGKVFEVENLTKAMGDKLLIENLSFSLPPGGIMGVIGPNGAGKSTLIKMLTGNEQPDEGTIKVGETVKLSYVDQSRDALDPNKNVWEEISEGAEMIVLGDAQIASRAYCGAFNFKGADQQKKVGLLSGGERNRVHMAKLLKSGGNVLLLDEPTNDLDVETLQALEAAIEDFAGSAVIISHDRFFLDRLCTHILAFEGEGHVEFFEGNFEDYEADKIRRLGPDAAEPKRVKHKKFSR, from the coding sequence ATGGCCTCCTACCAATTCGTCTACCATATGGATGGTGTCTCGAAGACCTATCCCGGTGGCAAGAAATGCTTTGAAAACATCCGCCTCAACTTCCTGCCCGGTGTGAAAATCGGTGTGGTCGGCGTCAACGGCGCGGGTAAATCCACGCTGCTGAAGATTATGGCCGGCATGGATAAGGACTTCCAGGGCGAAGCCTGGGCCGCGAAAGGAGCCAAGGTCGGCTACCTCGCGCAGGAGCCCGAGCTGAACGAAGAGAAGACCGTGCGCGAGAACGTGATGGAAGGCGTGGCCGCCAAAACCGCCAAGCTCGAGCGCTATAACGAGCTGGCGATGAACTATTCGGACGAGACCGCCGATGAAATGGCCCAGCTGCAGGACGAGATCGACGCGGAGAACCTGTGGGATATCGACAGTCAGGTCGATATCGCGCTCGAAGCCCTGCGCTGCCCGCCCGATGATGCCAATGTGTCGACCCTTTCGGGCGGTGAACGCCGCCGTGTGGCGCTGTGCAAGCTGCTCTTGGAAGCGCCCGATATGCTGCTGCTCGACGAGCCGACCAACCACCTCGATGCCGAAACCATCGCGTGGCTGCAAAAGCACCTGATCGAATACAAGGGCACCATCCTCTGCGTGACCCACGACCGTTACTTCCTCGACGATATCACCTCGTGGATCCTCGAGCTGGAACGCGGCCGCGGCATTCCGTGGGAAGGCAACTACTCGAGCTGGCTCGAGCAGAAAGCCAAGCGCATGGAGCAGGAAGCCCGCGAGGACAAGGCCAAGCAGAAGGTCCTCGAGAAAGAGCTCGAATGGATCCGCGCCGGTGCCAAGGCCCGTCAGGCGAAATCCAAGGCGCGTATCGCAGCCTACGAGAAGATGGCCGACGAGGGCGTCAAGGACCGTGTGGGCAAGGCGCAGATCGTCATCCCGAACGGCCCGCGTCTGGGCGGCAAGGTCTTCGAGGTCGAGAACCTGACCAAAGCCATGGGCGACAAGCTCCTGATCGAGAACCTGTCCTTCTCGCTGCCGCCGGGCGGCATCATGGGCGTCATCGGTCCGAACGGCGCAGGTAAATCCACGCTGATCAAGATGCTGACCGGCAATGAACAACCCGACGAGGGCACGATCAAGGTCGGCGAGACCGTGAAACTGTCCTATGTGGACCAGTCGCGCGATGCGCTCGACCCCAACAAGAACGTCTGGGAAGAGATCTCCGAGGGTGCCGAGATGATTGTGCTGGGCGATGCGCAGATCGCCTCGCGCGCCTATTGCGGGGCGTTCAACTTTAAAGGCGCCGACCAGCAGAAGAAAGTGGGCCTCTTGTCGGGCGGGGAACGTAACCGCGTCCACATGGCCAAGCTGCTGAAATCGGGCGGCAATGTGCTGCTCCTTGACGAACCGACCAACGACCTCGACGTGGAAACGCTGCAGGCGCTGGAAGCGGCTATCGAGGATTTTGCGGGTTCGGCCGTGATCATCTCGCACGACCGCTTCTTCCTTGACCGTCTGTGCACGCATATCCTCGCCTTCGAGGGCGAAGGCCATGTCGAGTTCTTCGAAGGCAACTTCGAGGATTACGAGGCCGACAAGATCCGCCGTCTCGGCCCCGATGCCGCCGAGCCCAAGCGCGTGAAACACAAGAAGTTCAGCCGTTAA
- a CDS encoding ion channel produces MLDTLRTLYDGDSDRAHRFRYTLLAFDIATVVFVIATSFIERTMIVTLLDIGIGVVIVADFVARFAIAPRKWRFWTQTATLADLVAMVSFLVPLAGEGLGFLRVLRTLRLLHAYQTLSRLRQDWPFFRKHQDVLLAAINLAVFLFVMTGLIYVTQEKVNDQINNYADALYFTVTTLTTTGFGDITPKGEWGRMISVAIMIFGVTLFLRLAQVLFRPVKVRYECPTCGLKLHDADAVHCKHCGETVHIDTEGQL; encoded by the coding sequence ATGCTCGATACCCTCCGCACTCTCTATGACGGCGATAGCGACCGCGCCCATCGCTTCCGCTATACTCTGCTTGCCTTCGATATCGCCACGGTGGTCTTTGTGATCGCGACCTCCTTCATCGAGCGCACGATGATTGTCACCCTTCTGGATATCGGGATCGGTGTGGTGATCGTCGCCGATTTTGTGGCCCGTTTCGCCATTGCTCCGCGAAAATGGAGGTTCTGGACCCAGACCGCGACACTGGCCGATCTGGTGGCGATGGTGTCCTTTCTCGTGCCGCTGGCGGGGGAGGGGTTGGGCTTCCTGCGGGTCTTGCGCACGCTACGCCTGCTCCACGCCTACCAGACGCTCTCGCGGCTCAGGCAGGACTGGCCGTTTTTCCGCAAACATCAGGATGTGCTGCTGGCCGCGATCAACCTTGCGGTGTTCCTGTTTGTGATGACGGGGCTTATCTATGTCACGCAGGAAAAGGTCAACGACCAGATCAACAACTATGCCGATGCGCTCTATTTCACCGTGACGACGCTGACCACGACCGGTTTTGGCGATATCACCCCCAAAGGCGAGTGGGGGCGAATGATCTCGGTTGCGATCATGATTTTCGGCGTCACGCTGTTCTTGCGGCTCGCGCAGGTGCTTTTCCGGCCCGTCAAGGTGCGGTATGAATGCCCTACCTGCGGGCTGAAGCTGCATGATGCCGATGCCGTCCACTGCAAACATTGCGGCGAGACCGTGCATATCGACACCGAAGGGCAGCTTTGA